In Paenibacillus sp. 1781tsa1, one DNA window encodes the following:
- a CDS encoding nucleotide-binding protein, producing MKTLKPRVFIGCSLEAKPIAAAVHENLRFSAEVTPWYSGVFNPSSYTMDDLEVEVRTTDFAIFIFHPDDISKIRGKYYASVRDNTMLEMGLFMGRLGRKRIFFILPEDITDIKDTTKVEGLRMPTDLLGLNPLVYEIRSDGKWAPAVSVACSKIADSIEEQGRWSDPELENIIEKHKRTEGEARLQLLKLLRFFRELLRTRKADAKMLERMSDALRTAFVSHPPFAVRGTAIYRTDDSGYIEQLCGNVGEPGRKYDLSANDDKQPDDPKRILVIDSYRENKIKINLYDDYLEKEYLLCYPVAKRYVITVHIIGHIEADEAVFQQIDLQNRQLFNAINDLLGGEPE from the coding sequence ATGAAAACGTTAAAGCCAAGAGTCTTTATTGGCTGCTCGCTGGAAGCGAAGCCGATTGCAGCCGCAGTACACGAAAACTTACGTTTTTCAGCCGAAGTTACCCCTTGGTACTCCGGGGTTTTTAATCCAAGTAGTTATACCATGGACGATCTGGAAGTAGAGGTCCGTACGACTGACTTCGCGATTTTTATTTTTCATCCGGATGATATATCCAAAATTCGCGGGAAGTACTACGCGTCGGTCCGGGATAATACAATGCTTGAAATGGGTCTGTTTATGGGCCGTCTGGGACGAAAGCGTATTTTTTTCATTCTTCCTGAGGATATTACAGACATCAAGGACACGACCAAGGTCGAAGGATTGCGTATGCCCACAGATCTGCTGGGACTAAATCCACTCGTATATGAAATCCGTTCTGACGGAAAGTGGGCACCAGCCGTGTCTGTGGCATGTTCCAAGATTGCAGACAGTATTGAGGAACAAGGACGCTGGAGTGATCCAGAATTGGAGAATATCATTGAGAAGCATAAACGCACCGAGGGAGAAGCAAGGTTACAACTGCTTAAGTTGCTGCGGTTCTTTAGGGAATTGCTACGCACCCGCAAAGCAGATGCCAAAATGCTGGAACGAATGAGTGATGCCCTGCGTACTGCCTTTGTCTCTCATCCTCCATTCGCTGTACGTGGCACAGCCATATACCGTACAGATGACAGTGGTTATATTGAGCAATTATGTGGTAATGTTGGAGAACCGGGGAGAAAGTATGACTTGTCCGCTAATGACGACAAACAACCGGATGATCCCAAGCGCATCCTGGTGATTGATTCTTACCGAGAGAACAAGATCAAGATCAACCTGTATGATGATTACCTTGAGAAAGAGTATCTGCTATGCTATCCTGTAGCCAAGAGGTATGTAATCACCGTTCACATTATTGGACATATTGAAGCGGATGAGGCGGTATTTCAGCAGATTGACCTACAGAATCGTCAACTGTTCAACGCCATCAACGATTTGTTAGGAGGCGAACCGGAATGA
- a CDS encoding YitT family protein, with the protein MKRTSLTLQHVKTEAIKFAIMLLGTFILAFAYYHINFQNHLSEGGFVGLALLGKYATGLSPAIGMLLLDIPVMILAWFLKGWKFMIQALLGVAAFSLFYDGFERYSTLVLSFNGNLWIPAVLSGVLTGVGAGIVLRFGGATGGDDILAVLVSRWKGWKLGTVFFVSDAFVLGLSLFFLPVKETLYTILAVWIASKVITYVVSVPARGTVATTSAVKLPMPSAAAKAVNAAAVSQRTTVARGVSH; encoded by the coding sequence ATGAAGAGAACATCGTTAACCTTACAACACGTTAAAACAGAGGCGATCAAATTCGCCATTATGCTGCTCGGTACATTTATTTTAGCTTTTGCTTATTATCACATTAACTTTCAGAATCATTTATCGGAGGGCGGATTTGTTGGTCTGGCCCTGCTCGGAAAATACGCAACAGGCTTATCGCCTGCCATCGGTATGTTGTTGCTCGACATTCCGGTCATGATCCTGGCCTGGTTCCTCAAAGGCTGGAAATTCATGATTCAGGCATTGCTTGGCGTCGCTGCATTTTCCCTATTCTATGACGGCTTTGAACGATACTCCACACTGGTGTTGTCGTTTAACGGAAATCTGTGGATTCCGGCAGTTCTATCCGGTGTATTGACTGGAGTAGGCGCTGGGATTGTGCTTCGATTCGGCGGAGCGACAGGCGGAGACGATATTCTCGCCGTGCTGGTTAGCCGCTGGAAGGGATGGAAGTTGGGAACCGTTTTCTTTGTCAGTGATGCTTTTGTATTGGGATTGTCGCTTTTCTTTCTTCCGGTAAAAGAAACTTTATATACGATTCTGGCCGTATGGATCGCCAGCAAAGTCATTACGTACGTCGTTAGTGTTCCGGCTCGCGGAACCGTGGCTACGACTTCAGCTGTGAAATTGCCGATGCCATCGGCTGCAGCCAAGGCGGTTAACGCTGCTGCTGTTTCACAACGGACTACGGTGGCTAGAGGGGTATCCCATTGA
- the cysK gene encoding cysteine synthase A, with translation MDLNTHSIKQTPAHTGIAADVTELIGQTPAVRLNRLTGSDSADVYVKLEYFNPSGSVKDRAAYNLIVQAELAGHLLPGATIIEPTSGNTGIGLAMNAAAKGYKAILIMPDNMSKERINILKAYGADVVLTPAAERMPGAIRKAKELQADIPGSFIPQQFENPANPDIHRITTAPEIMQQMDGRLDAFIATAGTGGTITGTGEELRKQLPGIRIYAVEPKGSPVLSGGEPGPHKLVGTSPGFIPDILNTDVWDAIIQVSDEDALDTMRQLAAREGLLLGPSSGASVWASLRIAKELGPGHRVLCIAPDTGERYLSMDIF, from the coding sequence ATGGATTTGAATACACATTCGATTAAACAAACACCCGCACATACAGGTATTGCCGCAGACGTAACCGAACTGATCGGCCAGACACCTGCTGTTAGACTGAACCGACTCACAGGCAGCGACTCTGCTGACGTATACGTGAAACTGGAATACTTCAACCCAAGTGGCAGCGTCAAAGACCGTGCCGCCTACAACCTGATCGTTCAGGCTGAACTTGCGGGACACTTGCTCCCTGGTGCTACCATTATTGAACCGACGAGCGGCAATACCGGGATTGGTCTCGCGATGAATGCCGCCGCCAAAGGATATAAAGCCATTCTGATCATGCCGGACAACATGTCCAAGGAACGCATCAACATCCTGAAAGCTTACGGCGCAGATGTGGTGCTCACCCCTGCTGCGGAGCGGATGCCAGGTGCGATCCGTAAAGCGAAAGAACTTCAGGCAGACATTCCAGGAAGTTTCATTCCTCAGCAATTCGAGAATCCGGCTAACCCAGATATTCACCGGATCACCACAGCGCCCGAGATTATGCAGCAGATGGATGGCAGGCTGGACGCCTTCATCGCTACGGCGGGAACTGGCGGAACGATTACGGGAACCGGGGAAGAACTGCGCAAGCAGTTACCCGGTATTCGCATTTATGCGGTGGAGCCAAAAGGTTCTCCGGTGTTGTCCGGTGGCGAGCCCGGACCACACAAGCTCGTCGGTACAAGTCCGGGGTTCATTCCGGACATCCTGAATACCGACGTGTGGGATGCCATCATCCAGGTGTCCGATGAGGACGCACTGGATACGATGCGGCAGCTTGCTGCCCGGGAAGGGCTGTTGCTCGGCCCTTCCTCTGGTGCTTCGGTGTGGGCCTCCCTTCGCATCGCGAAGGAACTGGGGCCGGGACACCGGGTGCTCTGCATTGCGCCGGATACCGGGGAACGGTATCTGAGCATGGATATTTTTTAA
- a CDS encoding right-handed parallel beta-helix repeat-containing protein: MKLFPSTSTHVSVRSVHSLKERSLKSKMAQICLSAAFPLLLIGGGSVSAADVIESNLQNNPSEAVATSSVALAAGDLYVSPNGSASNPGTINSPTSLANALTQIAPGKTIYLRGGTYSFSQTITIERGNSGTSSQRKNLVAYGSEKPVFDFSAQTFASTNRGLQMFGDYWFVKGLEVKGAGDNGIFIGGSYNRLEQIEAHHNRDTGIQMGRYASTAAKSEWPAYNEVIRSYSHNNYDPDDGEDADGFAAKLTVGPGNVFDGCIAAYNVDDGWDLYSKTDTGAIGAVTIRNSIAYANGATSDGTSTSNSDGNGFKLGGEKIAVNHIVENNIAFNNKKHGFTYNSNPGSIQMKNNTSWNNGQSNFAFDVGTHIFTNNLSFQGGASDKTSGTDVSSTNVWWKNKKSENAKGLLASAADFVSLVPSVTRSADGTPILDNFLKLAGGSDLIGSGTPAGTNIGAR; encoded by the coding sequence ATGAAATTATTCCCATCCACATCTACTCATGTGTCTGTACGATCTGTACATTCCCTGAAGGAGCGCTCCCTCAAATCAAAAATGGCCCAGATCTGTCTGAGTGCCGCTTTCCCTCTTTTATTGATTGGTGGTGGATCGGTTAGCGCGGCGGATGTAATTGAGAGCAACTTGCAAAATAATCCATCAGAAGCCGTGGCTACCTCAAGTGTGGCACTTGCTGCGGGTGATCTCTATGTCTCCCCTAACGGCTCAGCCAGTAATCCAGGAACCATCAACAGTCCAACGTCTCTGGCTAACGCATTGACCCAGATCGCTCCGGGCAAAACGATCTATCTGCGCGGCGGCACCTACAGCTTCTCGCAGACCATTACCATTGAACGTGGTAACAGTGGCACCTCCTCACAACGTAAAAATCTGGTGGCGTATGGATCGGAGAAACCGGTCTTTGATTTCTCAGCCCAAACCTTCGCTTCCACTAATCGTGGACTGCAAATGTTCGGAGACTACTGGTTCGTCAAAGGTCTTGAGGTGAAAGGTGCGGGTGACAACGGAATCTTCATCGGAGGCAGCTACAACCGCCTGGAGCAGATCGAAGCCCATCACAATCGGGATACGGGGATTCAAATGGGACGTTATGCTTCCACCGCCGCCAAGAGTGAATGGCCTGCATATAATGAAGTCATTCGTTCCTACTCCCACAACAACTACGACCCGGATGACGGCGAGGATGCAGACGGTTTTGCCGCCAAACTGACCGTTGGCCCGGGCAACGTCTTCGACGGCTGCATTGCGGCCTATAACGTGGACGATGGCTGGGATCTGTATAGCAAAACGGACACAGGCGCCATCGGCGCGGTCACGATCCGCAACAGCATCGCCTACGCTAACGGTGCAACATCAGACGGTACTTCTACCTCCAACAGTGATGGCAACGGCTTCAAGCTCGGAGGCGAGAAAATTGCAGTGAATCATATTGTGGAGAACAACATTGCGTTTAATAATAAAAAGCATGGCTTCACCTATAACAGCAATCCAGGTTCGATCCAGATGAAAAATAACACCTCCTGGAACAATGGACAAAGCAACTTTGCCTTTGATGTAGGCACCCACATCTTCACCAACAACCTGTCCTTCCAAGGCGGAGCCAGTGACAAAACAAGCGGAACCGACGTCAGCAGCACCAACGTCTGGTGGAAGAACAAAAAAAGCGAGAACGCCAAAGGCCTGCTCGCCAGCGCAGCCGACTTTGTCTCCCTCGTACCTTCGGTAACACGTAGCGCGGACGGAACACCTATCTTGGATAATTTCCTCAAGCTTGCGGGTGGTAGTGATCTGATTGGATCGGGTACGCCAGCGGGTACAAATATCGGGGCGCGGTAG
- a CDS encoding MFS transporter, with amino-acid sequence MSTLFRNKAFLIVTGSDLLQNLAIWIRNMAILYYVMDQTQGSPIAVSLITVLEYAPIFVFSIIGGALADRWNPKRTMILGDILSALSIVMIIGVLSSGYWQILYVATFVSSIVSQFSQPSSLKIVRRNVKGEHLQSAIAITQSGQSLFLILGPIVGTFIYTAMGIQASMYALLILFLISALLLTFLPKDATQRETNTSLLADIKEGWQYVARSPSLKMLSMVFICIGLSAGLISPLGIFLITERLGLEATSLQFLSGASGLGLLIGGGIAAAVSGKLNQTSTLIVGVLFLALTTMGEVLSSWFWLTLVIGFLSSISLAFINVIISTYLVTRIDEHLIGRVNGTITPLFIGSMLFGSSMAGVLMNSTSIFIVYAISVTVMILGIIPAMRIQFHNDQTAPASQLNSEISSSQT; translated from the coding sequence ATGAGCACTTTGTTCAGGAACAAAGCTTTTTTAATCGTTACAGGGTCTGATCTGCTGCAAAATCTGGCGATATGGATCCGGAATATGGCGATCCTCTATTATGTGATGGATCAAACTCAAGGAAGTCCAATAGCCGTCTCGCTGATTACTGTACTTGAATATGCTCCAATTTTTGTTTTCTCCATCATTGGCGGTGCACTTGCTGATCGCTGGAATCCCAAACGGACGATGATACTGGGGGATATTCTGAGTGCGTTGTCTATTGTCATGATTATTGGCGTTTTATCTTCCGGTTATTGGCAGATTCTATACGTAGCAACGTTTGTATCCTCTATTGTTAGCCAGTTTTCTCAGCCATCCTCTCTAAAGATTGTGAGGCGAAATGTAAAAGGAGAACATTTGCAATCTGCAATTGCGATTACACAGAGTGGTCAATCGTTGTTTTTAATTCTCGGACCAATCGTCGGAACGTTTATATACACTGCAATGGGAATTCAGGCATCCATGTACGCATTACTCATTCTATTCCTCATCTCTGCGCTTCTACTCACATTTTTGCCTAAAGACGCCACTCAGCGGGAAACAAATACTTCATTGCTTGCGGATATCAAAGAGGGCTGGCAATACGTTGCTCGATCTCCCTCATTAAAAATGCTTAGTATGGTATTCATCTGTATAGGGCTTTCTGCGGGTCTCATCAGCCCACTTGGAATATTTCTGATTACCGAACGTCTGGGACTTGAAGCAACGTCGTTACAGTTCCTGTCTGGAGCATCCGGATTAGGTTTATTGATTGGAGGAGGTATTGCGGCTGCTGTAAGTGGCAAGTTGAACCAGACCTCAACTCTAATCGTAGGTGTGCTGTTTCTGGCTCTAACCACGATGGGGGAAGTGTTATCCAGTTGGTTCTGGCTGACTCTTGTCATCGGCTTCTTGAGCTCAATCAGTTTGGCATTTATCAACGTCATCATCTCCACGTATTTGGTCACCCGGATTGATGAGCACTTGATCGGGAGAGTGAATGGCACCATCACCCCTTTATTCATAGGAAGCATGCTTTTTGGATCTTCCATGGCAGGTGTATTGATGAACAGCACATCCATTTTTATCGTCTACGCGATTTCGGTTACCGTGATGATCCTGGGTATCATTCCAGCGATGCGAATTCAATTTCATAATGATCAGACGGCTCCTGCCAGTCAATTAAATTCGGAAATCTCTTCGAGCCAAACCTAA
- a CDS encoding DUF6809 family protein, whose protein sequence is MKNNMSNLIEDLFHGNLRLDESIHPEQEEYQEINRQISDMMHNYKTNLTDTEYDALEQLVDLIGQSTSMYVEAAFEKGFRTGGRLIIEVLAKP, encoded by the coding sequence ATGAAGAATAACATGTCAAACCTGATCGAGGATTTGTTTCACGGGAACCTGCGGTTGGACGAGTCGATTCATCCGGAGCAAGAAGAGTATCAGGAGATCAATCGTCAAATATCGGACATGATGCATAACTACAAAACAAATCTCACAGATACAGAATACGATGCTTTGGAGCAATTAGTAGACCTTATCGGACAGTCCACATCTATGTATGTGGAAGCAGCTTTTGAGAAAGGTTTTCGTACAGGCGGTAGACTCATCATTGAGGTTTTAGCCAAACCGTGA
- a CDS encoding lipid II flippase Amj family protein → MFSLSLAIPMLFTMLIHAADSLSYALRLGGLRTRRIALAISLAGILLLVSRTSNMAQGPMVGNLVDTATRGANPHFAAQLHWLMGAATIGTALAILCFPTMVKLSSRMVVHFEAAGSIPAMVRGMLKRSKIRNAMYYITPPSWKMAKRLVQHGMPRRLMMLNVAVTAIYTTGVLSSLYAAYLYPGQAVAASQSTGLINGIATILLTILIDPRISLLSDRSLRGEIRLDRMNQIYGCMLVSRLFGTVVAQLLLIPFAYWIGWIVSMM, encoded by the coding sequence ATGTTTAGTCTTAGCCTGGCAATCCCTATGCTGTTCACCATGCTGATTCATGCCGCAGACAGCTTGTCATATGCGCTTCGACTCGGTGGATTACGCACCCGCAGAATTGCGCTGGCCATTTCATTGGCTGGTATTTTGCTGCTGGTTTCTCGAACTTCCAATATGGCTCAGGGTCCGATGGTAGGTAATCTGGTGGATACCGCAACACGTGGGGCCAATCCACACTTTGCAGCACAGTTGCATTGGTTAATGGGTGCGGCAACGATAGGAACGGCATTAGCCATCTTGTGTTTTCCAACCATGGTGAAGCTCTCATCCCGAATGGTGGTGCATTTTGAAGCAGCCGGTTCCATTCCTGCGATGGTTCGCGGTATGCTGAAGCGAAGCAAGATTAGAAATGCAATGTATTACATCACCCCGCCATCCTGGAAGATGGCCAAACGATTGGTACAGCATGGGATGCCAAGACGGTTAATGATGTTGAATGTAGCGGTAACCGCAATCTACACCACGGGTGTCCTGTCCAGCTTGTACGCAGCGTACCTTTACCCAGGGCAGGCTGTAGCTGCATCCCAATCAACCGGGCTAATTAACGGCATAGCGACTATTTTGCTTACCATCCTGATTGATCCGCGAATTTCCCTGCTCAGTGACCGATCATTACGTGGCGAGATCCGTTTGGATCGCATGAATCAGATTTATGGCTGTATGCTGGTATCCCGTTTATTCGGTACAGTGGTGGCACAGTTGTTATTAATTCCTTTTGCGTACTGGATTGGTTGGATTGTAAGTATGATGTAA
- a CDS encoding TetR/AcrR family transcriptional regulator: MEVFPIEVKRRKDVTQIKKDIARNTKELFAQKGYSATSMEDICTINNRSKGSIYYHFKSKEELFMYLIKLNNEDWMDAWLDKESEYKTAIDKLYGLADHYVDDLANPLNHAINEFVSGQVVSQEMLDEMLSLIRIPYATYESIITKGMEAGELKPDDPQDVMHIIYGLFSGLTTLYYEKDLTDIRRIYHKGMASLLAGIQQH; this comes from the coding sequence ATGGAGGTTTTTCCAATCGAAGTTAAACGAAGAAAAGATGTTACCCAGATTAAGAAAGACATAGCGCGTAATACCAAGGAACTGTTTGCCCAGAAGGGATATAGCGCCACTTCCATGGAAGACATCTGTACGATTAACAATCGGAGTAAAGGCAGTATCTATTATCATTTCAAAAGCAAAGAAGAGTTATTCATGTATCTGATCAAGCTTAATAATGAAGATTGGATGGATGCTTGGCTGGACAAAGAATCCGAGTATAAGACTGCCATAGATAAACTGTACGGACTTGCTGATCATTATGTGGATGATTTGGCTAATCCGCTGAATCACGCCATTAACGAGTTTGTCTCGGGCCAGGTTGTTAGCCAGGAGATGCTCGATGAGATGCTTTCCCTGATCCGAATTCCGTATGCAACATATGAGTCCATTATTACTAAAGGCATGGAGGCCGGGGAGTTAAAACCGGATGACCCACAGGATGTAATGCACATTATCTACGGTCTGTTTAGCGGATTGACGACACTCTATTACGAGAAGGACCTGACGGATATTCGTCGTATTTACCACAAAGGCATGGCCAGTCTGCTGGCAGGCATCCAACAACATTAA
- a CDS encoding ATP-dependent DNA helicase — MSTQRYPFAYDPAEPFVSRLGEWVADVFYDILPESGFEVRDEQIFMAYQLERAYGDKKTIMAEAGVGTGKTLVYLLYAVCYARYTGKPAVIACADESLIEQLVKPGGDIAKLAAHLDLEVDARLGKSPDQYVCLNKLSAVRFADEDAPVIEEVHESLPDFVNTPGTLQAFHPYGDRKQYPHLNDRQWNKINWDPFQDCFVCPKRQRCGLTLSRDHYRRSKDIIICSHDYYMEHVWTYDARKREGQLPLLPDHSSVVFDEGHLLEEAALNALSYKLKHRIFEELVTRLLEGEIRESLAERVDEAIESSERLFALLDTYTVAIPGSERKEVRVEAPLLREIERLTNVLDAIGEELVFESGLFSLDGYQMRVVEEHLDMIQSALALFRKEDGYICWAEESEDETTLSIMPRTVKEMLNERVFNTGIPIVFSSATLSVDSSFRYVADSLGIDDFVSFSVASPYDYADKMKMKITDEAIPGHPENENRMRDAVSMLQESGGRALILFRTMEELRAFKQDIVHVPEAEGLRFMYEGDREISDLIAAFQQDEESVLCSVNLWEGLDVPGPSLSNVMIWSLPYPPQDPVFNAKRSASAAPYEEIDLPYMLLRVKQGLGRLIRTSTDSGSAVILDESLYTKKEAKDRIAALLPEGVEWTTLTH, encoded by the coding sequence TTGTCTACACAACGTTATCCTTTTGCATATGATCCGGCAGAGCCCTTTGTATCCCGTCTAGGGGAATGGGTTGCCGATGTTTTTTACGATATTTTGCCAGAGTCCGGTTTCGAGGTACGGGATGAACAGATTTTTATGGCGTACCAGCTCGAACGGGCCTATGGAGATAAAAAGACCATTATGGCGGAGGCCGGTGTCGGAACAGGCAAGACGTTAGTCTATCTGCTCTACGCGGTCTGTTATGCACGTTATACGGGCAAACCGGCCGTGATCGCCTGTGCCGATGAGTCCTTGATTGAACAACTGGTGAAGCCCGGCGGAGATATTGCGAAGCTGGCTGCACATCTGGATCTGGAAGTGGACGCACGTCTCGGCAAGTCCCCGGACCAATACGTCTGTCTGAACAAATTAAGTGCGGTGCGATTCGCCGATGAGGATGCGCCTGTTATTGAAGAAGTGCATGAGAGCCTGCCGGATTTTGTGAACACGCCGGGTACGCTTCAGGCTTTCCATCCATACGGTGACCGCAAACAGTATCCACATCTGAATGATCGTCAATGGAACAAAATCAACTGGGACCCGTTCCAGGATTGTTTTGTTTGTCCAAAAAGACAACGCTGCGGCCTGACGCTGTCGCGTGACCATTACCGTCGTTCCAAAGACATCATCATCTGTTCCCATGATTACTACATGGAGCATGTCTGGACCTATGATGCGCGCAAACGCGAGGGACAACTGCCCCTGCTACCTGACCACAGCTCGGTTGTATTTGATGAAGGACATTTGCTGGAAGAAGCAGCTCTGAACGCACTGAGTTACAAGCTGAAACACCGCATCTTCGAGGAACTCGTGACTCGCCTGCTTGAAGGAGAGATTCGTGAATCCCTCGCGGAGCGTGTGGATGAAGCCATTGAGAGCAGTGAACGCCTGTTTGCGTTACTAGATACGTATACGGTGGCGATTCCGGGATCGGAACGGAAAGAAGTTCGGGTAGAAGCTCCGCTTCTGCGTGAGATTGAACGGCTGACCAACGTATTGGATGCCATTGGCGAAGAATTGGTATTTGAAAGTGGATTGTTCTCGCTGGATGGGTACCAGATGCGTGTTGTCGAAGAGCATTTGGACATGATTCAGTCTGCACTTGCGCTATTCCGTAAGGAAGATGGCTATATCTGCTGGGCGGAAGAGAGTGAAGACGAGACGACATTATCGATCATGCCGCGTACGGTGAAGGAAATGCTGAACGAGCGTGTGTTCAACACAGGTATTCCAATCGTGTTCTCCTCTGCAACGTTATCTGTGGATAGTTCATTCCGTTATGTGGCGGACAGCCTGGGCATTGATGATTTTGTATCGTTCTCGGTGGCCTCCCCGTATGATTATGCGGACAAAATGAAGATGAAAATTACCGATGAAGCTATACCGGGTCATCCCGAAAATGAAAATCGCATGCGCGACGCGGTGTCCATGCTTCAGGAAAGTGGAGGACGTGCACTCATCCTGTTCCGTACGATGGAGGAATTGCGTGCGTTCAAGCAGGACATTGTTCATGTGCCTGAAGCAGAAGGATTGCGCTTTATGTATGAGGGCGACCGGGAGATCAGTGATCTGATTGCGGCATTCCAACAGGATGAGGAGAGTGTGCTGTGCTCCGTGAATCTGTGGGAAGGACTGGACGTTCCAGGACCGTCATTATCCAACGTGATGATCTGGTCGCTCCCGTATCCGCCACAGGACCCTGTGTTCAATGCAAAACGCAGTGCGTCGGCTGCACCTTATGAAGAGATCGATCTTCCGTATATGCTCCTGCGTGTGAAGCAAGGTCTTGGACGTCTGATCCGGACAAGCACGGATTCCGGTTCTGCGGTCATTCTCGATGAATCGCTGTATACCAAAAAGGAAGCCAAAGACCGCATTGCGGCCCTGCTTCCCGAAGGTGTGGAATGGACAACCCTGACACATTAA
- a CDS encoding DUF2188 domain-containing protein: MPWNKQDYPVSMKNLKPRVRHKAIEIANALLDEGYEEGRSIAIATAKAEEWDENHPVPESSKSDSTSSSENSNHKESSSTQRRHSEPVSSSKSHDNIHVVPIDAGWAIKEEGKSTYLSTFETKAEAVDEAKKRSSHQNIRAIIHNQDGQIASSIKP; this comes from the coding sequence ATGCCTTGGAACAAACAGGATTATCCGGTATCCATGAAAAATCTGAAGCCACGTGTCAGACATAAGGCGATTGAAATTGCAAATGCCCTGCTTGATGAAGGGTACGAGGAAGGACGCTCGATTGCCATTGCCACAGCAAAGGCGGAAGAGTGGGATGAGAATCATCCCGTGCCAGAAAGTTCGAAATCGGACTCCACATCTTCTTCCGAAAATTCTAACCATAAAGAGTCATCTTCCACGCAGCGTCGGCATTCCGAGCCCGTCTCTTCGTCCAAGAGTCATGACAACATCCATGTCGTGCCTATCGACGCTGGCTGGGCAATCAAGGAAGAAGGAAAGTCTACCTATCTGTCTACATTTGAAACAAAAGCTGAAGCTGTGGATGAAGCTAAGAAACGCAGTAGCCATCAGAATATTCGTGCCATTATCCATAATCAGGATGGACAGATTGCATCTTCGATTAAGCCTTGA